GCGGTGTCATCGGCGGGCATCGGAGCGGCTCTCCTCGAGGATGGCGTGCAAGGCGGGGTGAAGCGCGCAGGGGGCACCGGTGGCGCGGTCGGTCACGGCGATCAGCAGGGAACCCGTGGCGAGTTCGGTGTCCTCGTTGCGGCGGCGGATCGTCGTGTCGATTCGGGCTCTGGCCGCCCCGAGGTGTCCGACGGTGGGTGCCAGGACCAGTTCGTCCGGATAGCGGGCCGGGGAGCGGTATTGCGTCCTGACCTCGGTGACGACCAGGTCCAGTCCGTCGCGGGCGAGCACGGCGAGGCCCGCCCCGAGGCGTTCGAGGTTGGCCAGCAGTGCGGTTTCCAGCAGGACGGGGTACCGGGCGAAGTGCATGACGCCGGACGCATCGGTGTCGGCGTGTTCGACGCGTCGGTGGACCGGCAGCAGCCGCGAGTCCGAGTTCGCCGACGGGGTGGCCGTCATGCCGAGAGCTTCCGCACCGCGCGGGAGCCCTCGACCAGGCGGTCCACGATCTCCGCCGCCTGTCCGGCGGTGACCACCAGGGGCGGGGCCACCCGCATCGTCGGGTACAGATAGCGCAGTCCGCGCGAACGACGGCCCGCACCGGACATGAACTCCACGTAGACGCCGCTGCGGATCATGCAGGTGCGCAACTCGCCGATACGGGTGGCGGCGGTCTCGGTCAGCTCGATCCCGTGCAGCAGCCCCACTCCCCTGGACTCCTGGTAGAGGTCCGGGAACTGCGCCACCAAGCGGTCGCGGAGCAGGTCGCCCAGGTGCGTGCCCACCTCGGCGGAGCGTTCCACCAGCCCTTCCGCGACGATGTGGGCGAGACCGGCCCGGATCACCGCGCAGGTGAGCGGGCGCAGGTCCGAGGTGGACACGGTTCCGGTCGGACGCACCCCGAGTTCCCGGCGGGCGATCACCATCGAGGTGGACAGCACGCCCATGCCGAGGCTCTTGCCGATGACGGTGATGTCGGTGCTGATCGGGCCCTCGTCGTCGGACATCGCGAAGAATCGGCCGGTCTTGGCGAAGGTCAGGACCTCGTCCGCGATCAGCACGGCGCCGTGACGCTTGGCGAGCGCGGCCAACTCGCGCAGGTAGCCGGGCGGCGGCACCAGGATTCCCGCGTCGCCCTGGACCGGTTCGACCACCACGGCCAACACCCGATCCCCGTTGCGGGCGAACCACTCCTCGGCCGCCTCGCGAT
This Actinoalloteichus hymeniacidonis DNA region includes the following protein-coding sequences:
- a CDS encoding acyl-CoA thioesterase, with protein sequence MTATPSANSDSRLLPVHRRVEHADTDASGVMHFARYPVLLETALLANLERLGAGLAVLARDGLDLVVTEVRTQYRSPARYPDELVLAPTVGHLGAARARIDTTIRRRNEDTELATGSLLIAVTDRATGAPCALHPALHAILEESRSDARR
- a CDS encoding aminotransferase class III-fold pyridoxal phosphate-dependent enzyme; the protein is MSAAEVIGLPGREADRPWFDRDVQFDHYGGDPLPFGCTGANGIVQHFVELSGDQAGRSFEVLDASGGYGSACLGAGSPVIATALADAVREVGYVTDEIASAQRSTLLAGLFGTGGLFADRFPATEYRVSGRNSGSEGVELALRLALESRFDRRRMRVAAGAEQRDLVLAFEGAWHGWSGGLLPLVNRRHYRVGLPGIAPEPFGFSTDHIPFGDREAAEEWFARNGDRVLAVVVEPVQGDAGILVPPPGYLRELAALAKRHGAVLIADEVLTFAKTGRFFAMSDDEGPISTDITVIGKSLGMGVLSTSMVIARRELGVRPTGTVSTSDLRPLTCAVIRAGLAHIVAEGLVERSAEVGTHLGDLLRDRLVAQFPDLYQESRGVGLLHGIELTETAATRIGELRTCMIRSGVYVEFMSGAGRRSRGLRYLYPTMRVAPPLVVTAGQAAEIVDRLVEGSRAVRKLSA